Proteins encoded by one window of Tunturibacter psychrotolerans:
- a CDS encoding YcbK family protein encodes MQRLRAKGVAAVAAATLMVVISGTSWAKAAKTRVHAGLRNSLRTSTRTNSHPLAITGEEVVPGVMPDELSSGTTSGELPDDGKPYQLRMTNLHTGESLDVVYRIGDTYVPEALEKLDYFLRDHYTQDVVHYEPKEFDVLHALMSRLGRASGVIQVVCGYRTPETNEALRHASVKTGVAEHSQHMEGHAIDLRVPGVSTAQLRNTALSLRAGGVGYYPVSQFVHVDVGPVREWAFGATPRKPVRRVHSAHSGTVSGE; translated from the coding sequence ATGCAGAGATTGCGCGCGAAGGGCGTCGCAGCGGTCGCGGCCGCCACACTGATGGTAGTAATCAGCGGGACCTCCTGGGCTAAGGCCGCTAAGACGAGAGTGCACGCCGGACTTCGTAACTCCTTACGAACCTCGACGCGGACGAATTCGCATCCGTTGGCGATCACGGGCGAGGAGGTCGTGCCCGGAGTGATGCCGGACGAGCTTTCCTCAGGAACTACCTCAGGTGAGCTGCCCGATGATGGAAAGCCCTATCAGCTGCGGATGACGAATCTACACACCGGCGAGAGCCTGGATGTGGTCTACCGGATCGGCGATACCTATGTACCCGAGGCGCTAGAGAAACTTGATTATTTTTTGCGTGATCACTACACGCAGGACGTGGTCCACTACGAACCGAAAGAGTTTGATGTACTGCACGCTCTGATGTCGCGGCTGGGTCGGGCAAGCGGTGTCATCCAAGTGGTCTGTGGGTACAGGACTCCCGAGACCAACGAGGCGCTGCGGCATGCGTCGGTGAAGACCGGAGTCGCCGAACATAGTCAGCATATGGAAGGTCATGCGATCGACCTTCGAGTCCCCGGAGTTTCGACGGCGCAGCTGCGGAATACGGCCCTTTCGCTCCGTGCCGGGGGGGTGGGGTACTATCCTGTCTCGCAGTTCGTCCACGTAGACGTAGGGCCCGTGCGTGAATGGGCATTCGGCGCCACACCTCGCAAGCCAGTCCGGCGGGTTCATAGTGCTCATTCTGGAACCGTTTCCGGCGAGTAA
- a CDS encoding ornithine cyclodeaminase family protein, whose product MQFFDEAQVRSVLSYDDLIPAIRQALMDFSAGRAAQPLRTVMSVAAHTGWFAVMPAVYGDIMGAKMVTFYPANADRGMHTHQAVIQLFRADTGEPLAIMDGRLITEMRTAAVSAVAVDLLAPVNAKVLGILGSGVQARSHVQALSRVRKFEEIRVWSRTERSASRFAEEVGAQVTTAEEAVSAADVVLTLTSSPEPVLFGRWLKKDAMVCAVGAVTPNRRELDDEAMRGAVVVESREAALREPGDILLAKAEVSAEIGELLQGKQLDRRDRPVVFKSVGIAIEDVASAKVVYDRISKR is encoded by the coding sequence TTGCAATTTTTCGACGAAGCCCAGGTGAGATCAGTGCTCTCTTATGACGATCTGATTCCCGCGATCCGACAGGCACTGATGGATTTTTCTGCCGGGCGAGCGGCTCAGCCGCTGCGAACCGTAATGTCCGTGGCCGCGCACACAGGGTGGTTTGCAGTAATGCCGGCCGTGTATGGGGACATCATGGGTGCGAAGATGGTCACGTTTTATCCCGCGAACGCCGATAGAGGTATGCATACGCATCAGGCAGTGATTCAGCTGTTTCGTGCGGATACTGGCGAACCGCTGGCCATCATGGACGGGCGACTCATTACCGAGATGAGGACAGCGGCGGTATCGGCCGTGGCTGTTGACCTGCTGGCGCCGGTCAATGCGAAGGTGCTGGGGATTCTAGGCAGCGGAGTTCAAGCCCGCTCCCATGTGCAGGCGCTGTCGCGGGTTCGGAAGTTCGAGGAGATTCGGGTTTGGAGCCGTACGGAGCGCAGCGCAAGTAGGTTCGCTGAGGAGGTTGGAGCGCAAGTGACGACGGCGGAAGAGGCAGTGTCAGCAGCTGACGTAGTGCTGACACTGACAAGTTCGCCGGAGCCGGTTCTGTTTGGACGATGGCTGAAGAAGGACGCGATGGTTTGTGCCGTAGGAGCCGTGACACCGAATCGCCGGGAACTCGATGACGAGGCCATGCGCGGAGCGGTAGTGGTTGAATCCCGAGAGGCAGCACTGCGTGAGCCCGGGGATATCCTGCTGGCAAAGGCCGAGGTGAGTGCTGAGATCGGAGAACTATTACAGGGAAAGCAGTTGGATAGAAGAGATCGACCTGTGGTGTTCAAATCAGTCGGAATTGCGATCGAAGACGTGGCGTCGGCCAAAGTGGTTTACGACCGCATATCGAAAAGGTAA
- a CDS encoding YceH family protein yields the protein MQLDPIQLRVLGSLIEKEITTPENYPLSLNALVSACNQRSSRDPVLELSEEEVRQALHTLEDLALTNPVRDARVPKYEHRIRTVLNLRRDETAVLCLLMLRGPQTPGELRSRADRLYTFDDLAAVQSTLERLSARPSTSEGTPEATGPLVTILPRQPGSREARYAHLLGAPPDLAAYPVERPEAPTSSSQRLAQLETEVTTLSAALETLKSRIDEIEARLQSRAEASVSINDSSVR from the coding sequence ATGCAGCTCGACCCCATTCAGCTCCGCGTCCTCGGCTCGCTCATCGAAAAAGAGATTACAACGCCCGAGAACTATCCCCTCTCGCTCAACGCGCTGGTCAGCGCGTGCAATCAGCGGTCCAGTCGCGACCCTGTCCTTGAACTCAGCGAAGAGGAGGTGCGGCAGGCGCTTCACACGCTCGAAGACCTCGCCCTCACCAACCCGGTCCGCGACGCCCGCGTTCCCAAATACGAGCATCGCATCCGCACGGTCCTCAACCTCCGGCGCGATGAAACCGCAGTCCTGTGCCTCCTGATGCTGCGCGGTCCCCAGACTCCGGGAGAACTCCGCAGCCGGGCCGACCGCCTCTATACTTTTGACGACCTTGCCGCCGTCCAGTCCACTCTGGAACGCCTCTCCGCTCGCCCGTCAACGAGTGAGGGGACACCCGAGGCCACCGGACCGCTCGTAACGATCCTCCCTCGCCAACCCGGCTCACGGGAGGCCCGCTACGCCCATCTGCTTGGAGCCCCACCCGACCTCGCCGCTTACCCCGTAGAGCGACCGGAGGCACCCACGAGCTCGAGCCAGCGCCTGGCTCAATTGGAGACTGAAGTTACGACTCTGTCGGCCGCCCTTGAAACCCTGAAGTCGCGGATAGATGAGATCGAAGCGCGCCTTCAATCGCGAGCAGAAGCATCTGTGTCAATCAACGATTCCTCTGTAAGATGA
- a CDS encoding PAS domain-containing protein produces the protein MSDSIVAKAPVTLNRRAQFRRESDAENDNLARLVALLPEAVLCFDRNWVITYANAEAVRISRIEPSDIHTKTHWQLFPETVGTALERVYRSVMQMREPRHIEHFYAPFDLWIDVHILPTEEGVALYYRDVTDRKRAESLRDSAVHQLQQIFDASPDSIVCINRNWICTFANRAALDILKTDTLIGENLWERFPSNQKEPFRSHYRTTMERRIATEFEAYYPEPLDIWFRVSARTFEDGIIIFSSDITDRKGAELLRDSAARQLRQVLETTTDAVVSLNHDWKLTYLNRRARELLSPMGELLGKNLWEKFPAAAQRNSEFHYHYHRAMDEGIPGEFEAFYPEPFNLWLAIQCRPYDDGIVLFFRDITARRQSDQVLKRQQDLLASVQQTARAATWDVDYATGKAIYGAGSYPVFGHPLVDIPDARAFKKILLPEYLPTIAAAVQAAVETGQMIVVECQVQAADGRILWIENRGQIISVDGKPASLRGLTIDITNRKKNEEALVTSEARYRVLADLNPQAIWMGAPDGSITYANQGFLDYIGLTIETLNESNWLSAFHPEDRQRILEAWTHSVATGTEYDLEVRLIRAKDGVSRWWWLRAQAVRDDSGKILHWLGVAIDIDDRKTFAETLQKRQEETERQRAELESIYQTAPVGLALFDAATLRYLRVNDRQVEIIGLPREKILGQVITDIVKLPGLKELLQTAASGRPVRSNLLHGDLPGRPGEQRTFNVSYSPVFAANGSVEAIAAVVLEVTHQKKAEAALIQSEKLAAVGRLASSISHEINNPLEAITNLLYLIALSEDLPESTRQYLQTAQSELSRVCQIATQTLRFHRQAVRATRVSAADLVDAVLNLYQGRLANSHIQVDARYATSTTILCFENDIRQVLNNLIANAIDAMRPGGGRLIVRAHDATDYSPDYPQPRQGIRITIADTGHGMSPTVKARLFEPFYTTKDLNGTGLGLWISAGIVTRHQGKLSYRSSEHPIHHGTIFSLFLPWAEVDAPVPA, from the coding sequence ATGTCTGACTCGATCGTCGCCAAAGCGCCTGTCACTCTCAACCGCCGCGCTCAGTTCCGGCGTGAGAGCGATGCCGAGAACGACAACCTCGCACGCCTTGTCGCACTGCTGCCAGAGGCCGTCCTCTGCTTCGACCGTAACTGGGTCATCACGTATGCCAATGCGGAAGCGGTCCGGATCAGCCGCATCGAGCCGTCCGATATCCACACCAAAACCCACTGGCAGCTCTTTCCCGAGACGGTCGGCACAGCTCTCGAACGCGTCTACCGCTCTGTCATGCAGATGCGCGAACCGCGGCACATCGAGCACTTTTACGCGCCCTTCGACCTTTGGATCGATGTGCACATACTGCCGACCGAAGAGGGCGTGGCGCTCTATTATCGCGACGTCACCGACCGCAAGCGCGCCGAGTCCCTTCGCGACTCTGCCGTGCACCAGCTACAGCAGATCTTCGATGCCTCCCCGGACTCCATTGTCTGCATCAATCGCAACTGGATCTGCACTTTCGCCAATCGCGCCGCGCTCGACATTCTCAAAACCGATACTCTCATTGGCGAGAATCTTTGGGAGCGGTTCCCCTCCAATCAGAAGGAGCCCTTTCGATCTCACTATCGCACCACCATGGAGCGGCGCATCGCCACCGAGTTCGAGGCCTACTATCCCGAACCGCTGGACATCTGGTTTCGAGTTTCCGCTCGCACCTTCGAAGATGGGATCATCATCTTCTCGAGCGATATCACCGACCGCAAAGGCGCTGAGTTGCTTCGCGACTCCGCCGCCCGACAGCTCCGCCAGGTTCTCGAGACCACTACCGACGCGGTCGTAAGCCTCAACCATGACTGGAAGCTCACGTATCTCAATCGCCGGGCCAGGGAGCTGCTCAGCCCGATGGGCGAGCTACTCGGAAAGAATCTCTGGGAGAAGTTTCCTGCCGCCGCTCAACGCAACAGCGAGTTCCATTATCACTACCATCGAGCGATGGACGAAGGCATCCCGGGAGAATTCGAGGCCTTCTACCCAGAGCCGTTCAATCTCTGGCTCGCGATTCAATGCCGTCCGTACGACGATGGCATTGTCCTCTTCTTCCGCGACATCACCGCCCGCCGTCAATCCGATCAGGTTCTCAAACGACAGCAGGATCTTCTCGCTTCGGTGCAGCAGACCGCTCGCGCTGCTACGTGGGACGTAGACTACGCAACCGGCAAAGCCATCTACGGGGCCGGCTCTTATCCCGTCTTCGGCCATCCTTTGGTCGACATCCCCGACGCTCGTGCATTTAAAAAAATTCTCCTTCCCGAATATCTCCCAACAATCGCGGCTGCCGTTCAAGCCGCCGTCGAAACTGGGCAAATGATCGTTGTGGAGTGTCAGGTGCAGGCCGCAGATGGTCGAATTCTCTGGATTGAGAACCGTGGCCAGATCATCTCCGTCGACGGAAAGCCTGCCAGCCTTCGAGGTCTCACGATCGACATTACCAATCGGAAGAAGAATGAAGAAGCCCTTGTGACCAGCGAAGCGCGTTATCGCGTCCTCGCCGATCTCAACCCGCAGGCCATCTGGATGGGCGCCCCTGACGGTAGCATCACCTACGCCAACCAAGGATTTCTCGACTACATCGGGCTCACCATCGAGACTCTAAACGAAAGCAATTGGCTCAGTGCCTTCCACCCTGAAGACCGGCAGCGAATCCTCGAAGCCTGGACGCATTCCGTCGCTACGGGAACCGAATATGACCTTGAGGTTCGCCTTATTCGTGCCAAAGACGGCGTCTCTCGCTGGTGGTGGCTCCGTGCGCAGGCCGTCCGCGATGACTCAGGAAAGATCCTCCACTGGCTGGGCGTCGCGATCGACATCGACGATCGCAAGACCTTCGCTGAAACCCTCCAGAAGCGACAGGAAGAGACGGAACGCCAGCGCGCCGAACTCGAGTCGATCTATCAGACTGCTCCCGTCGGCCTCGCTCTCTTCGATGCCGCTACACTCCGCTATCTCCGCGTCAACGATCGTCAGGTCGAAATCATCGGACTTCCCAGGGAGAAGATTCTCGGCCAGGTGATTACGGACATCGTCAAACTTCCGGGTCTCAAGGAGCTCCTCCAGACGGCCGCTTCAGGCCGGCCGGTTCGCAGCAACCTCTTGCACGGCGACCTGCCTGGTCGTCCCGGCGAACAACGCACCTTCAACGTCAGCTACTCACCGGTCTTTGCTGCGAACGGCTCGGTCGAGGCTATCGCGGCAGTCGTCCTCGAGGTCACCCATCAGAAGAAAGCCGAGGCTGCCCTCATCCAGAGCGAAAAGCTTGCAGCTGTCGGCAGGCTCGCCAGCTCCATCTCCCACGAGATCAATAACCCGCTGGAGGCTATCACCAACCTTCTCTACCTTATTGCCCTGTCGGAGGATCTTCCCGAGTCGACCCGGCAGTACCTCCAGACTGCACAAAGTGAGCTCTCCCGCGTCTGCCAGATCGCCACTCAGACCCTGCGCTTCCATCGCCAGGCCGTCCGCGCCACCCGTGTCAGCGCAGCCGATCTCGTCGATGCCGTCCTAAATCTCTATCAGGGTCGGCTCGCCAACTCGCATATCCAGGTCGACGCGAGGTATGCCACAAGCACGACCATCCTTTGCTTCGAAAACGACATTCGCCAGGTGCTCAACAATCTCATCGCCAACGCGATCGATGCCATGCGTCCTGGCGGCGGTCGCCTCATTGTTCGCGCCCATGACGCGACTGATTACTCCCCCGACTACCCGCAGCCCCGTCAGGGTATTCGCATAACCATCGCCGACACCGGCCACGGCATGTCTCCCACTGTAAAAGCACGTCTCTTCGAGCCCTTTTACACCACCAAAGACCTCAACGGCACTGGACTTGGCCTGTGGATCTCGGCAGGCATCGTCACTCGCCACCAAGGCAAGCTCAGCTACCGCAGCAGCGAACACCCCATCCACCACGGCACCATCTTCTCCCTCTTTCTTCCGTGGGCCGAGGTCGATGCCCCTGTTCCTGCCTAG
- a CDS encoding glycoside hydrolase family 2 protein: MKQTAIRTLVFSLLLTAPAFAQNPPQSTSRTGTTLLVDVDHRPAISLDGEWHTIVDQYSTGIYTLHQELRKDGFFMNAPFDPNGNPQDYNFANAPTLHVPGDWNTQRPELLYYEGPIWYEKDFQYIAAPNTRTFLHVGAANYRTVVWVNTKKVCEHEGGFTPFDCDVTAALHDGNNFVVLSVDSTRIADGVPTLQTDWWNYGGLTRDVSLVTVPSQFIDAYDLHLSRTDHSIIEGYVHVEGASAGTPVTVTIPELQAKVESTVDANSRAAINIPAKSLSLWSPENPKLYAVEISSGPDRIEDSIGFRTIETRGTEILLNGQPVFLRGVSIHAEAPYRTGRAYSEKDVETLLGWAKELGCNYVRLAHYPHDERMTRAADRLGLMVWAEIPDYWALQFDNPAVLAKSKQQLAEMIRRDRDKASIILWSVANETPNTEARTKYLTAMVDLAHQLDPTRLVTAALLVRTEKTATGSNKIVDDPLGKALDVIGVNEYIGWYEQHAEGADTTTWEIRYDKPLIMSEWGGDAKAGNHAPSGDTHPALWTEEYQAEIYHHQIAMLNKIPQLRGTSPWILMDFRSARRVNPGLQDNFNRKGLISEQGVKKQAFFVLQKAYKDKTLGKAD; the protein is encoded by the coding sequence ATGAAGCAGACCGCAATCCGCACACTTGTCTTCTCTTTGCTTCTCACAGCGCCGGCGTTTGCACAGAACCCTCCTCAGAGCACCAGCCGAACAGGCACTACGCTGCTGGTCGACGTCGACCACCGCCCCGCCATCTCGCTTGACGGCGAATGGCACACCATCGTCGACCAGTATTCGACCGGCATCTACACCCTGCATCAAGAACTGCGCAAAGATGGCTTTTTCATGAATGCCCCCTTTGACCCGAATGGCAATCCGCAGGACTACAACTTCGCTAACGCCCCCACACTTCACGTTCCTGGCGATTGGAACACGCAACGCCCTGAACTTCTCTATTACGAAGGCCCTATCTGGTACGAGAAGGACTTTCAGTACATTGCCGCTCCGAACACTCGCACCTTCCTACACGTCGGCGCCGCCAACTATCGCACCGTCGTCTGGGTGAACACAAAAAAAGTCTGTGAGCATGAGGGCGGCTTTACCCCATTTGACTGTGATGTCACGGCGGCTCTCCACGACGGCAACAACTTTGTCGTCCTCTCGGTCGATAGCACTCGCATTGCGGATGGAGTCCCCACGCTCCAGACCGACTGGTGGAACTATGGCGGACTTACTCGCGATGTTTCACTCGTCACGGTCCCCTCTCAGTTTATCGATGCCTACGATCTCCATCTGAGCAGGACCGACCACTCCATCATCGAAGGGTATGTCCACGTCGAAGGCGCGTCTGCGGGCACGCCGGTCACTGTGACGATTCCTGAACTTCAGGCCAAAGTCGAATCCACGGTCGATGCGAACTCGCGTGCGGCTATCAACATCCCTGCGAAGTCTCTCAGCCTCTGGTCGCCGGAAAATCCGAAGCTCTATGCGGTTGAAATCTCTTCGGGTCCTGACAGAATCGAAGATAGTATCGGCTTCCGCACCATCGAAACCCGCGGCACCGAGATTCTACTGAACGGCCAGCCTGTTTTTCTTCGCGGAGTCTCCATTCACGCCGAAGCCCCCTACCGCACCGGCCGCGCTTACTCCGAAAAAGACGTCGAGACTCTTCTCGGCTGGGCGAAGGAACTAGGCTGCAACTACGTCCGCCTCGCGCATTATCCTCACGACGAGCGTATGACGCGCGCCGCCGATCGCCTCGGCCTCATGGTCTGGGCAGAGATTCCAGACTACTGGGCCCTGCAGTTCGACAACCCCGCGGTTCTCGCGAAGTCGAAACAGCAACTCGCGGAGATGATTCGCCGCGACCGCGACAAGGCTTCTATTATTTTGTGGTCGGTTGCTAACGAGACGCCAAACACCGAGGCTCGTACGAAATACCTCACGGCGATGGTCGATCTCGCACATCAGCTTGATCCCACTCGTCTCGTCACCGCCGCGCTTCTCGTCCGCACGGAAAAGACCGCAACTGGCTCAAACAAGATCGTCGACGATCCGCTTGGGAAAGCGCTTGATGTCATCGGTGTCAACGAGTACATCGGGTGGTATGAGCAACATGCGGAGGGGGCCGATACCACCACGTGGGAGATTCGTTACGACAAGCCTTTGATCATGAGCGAGTGGGGAGGCGATGCAAAAGCCGGTAATCACGCGCCTTCTGGCGATACTCATCCCGCGCTTTGGACCGAGGAGTATCAGGCCGAGATCTACCATCACCAGATTGCGATGCTTAATAAGATCCCTCAGCTTCGCGGCACCAGCCCCTGGATCCTGATGGACTTCCGATCTGCCCGCCGCGTCAATCCCGGGCTGCAGGACAACTTCAACCGCAAAGGTCTTATCTCGGAGCAGGGCGTCAAGAAACAGGCATTTTTTGTCCTGCAGAAGGCCTACAAAGACAAAACACTCGGTAAAGCCGACTAA